In Vicinamibacteria bacterium, the DNA window GTGGGCCGGCAGTTCGGCAGCGAGCCAGCGGTCCACGCGCTCGTCGATGTGGATCTTCGCGTGGAGTCGGGTGAATGGCTGGCGATCACCGGGCCTTCCGGCGCGGGCAAATCGACCCTCCTCAACATCATTGGCTGCCTCGATCGCCCGTCTCGGGGAAGCTATCGGTTCGACGGTATCGACACGTCCGAGCTCACCGACAAGCAACGCGCCGGTCTGCGGAGTCGACGCATCGGTTTCGTCTTTCAATCGTTTCATTTGATGCCTTATCGAACCGTCCTCGAGAACGTGGGGATGTCGGAGGTGTACCGGAAGGGGTCCCATCGCGGACGTCGGGACCGTGCCCTCGAGGCCATCGGGCGGGTCGGCCTGAGCCATCGGGCGGATTTTCTACCAACAAAGCTGTCCGGCGGTGAGCGGCAACGGGTCGCGATAGCCCGTGCCCTGGTCGGCTCTCCCCAGTTGCTCCTTTGTGACGAACCGACGGGGAATCTGGACTCGAAATCATCTGCCGACCTCCTCGACCTGTTCGCCGAGCTCAACAAGCAAGGGCTTACGCTCGTCATCGTGACGCACGACGATCACGTCGCCCGCCGGGCTTCGCGGCGAGTGCACATCATCGACGGTTCGTTGACCGAGCTGTCGAACGGGACGACGGGGAAACCCGCGAGCTCCCCCTCCGGGGCCGTCAACGGAAGCGAAGTGGCTCGCTCGGGCATCACCATTCGCGATCTCCTCGACGAAGCGGTGGCGGGGATGTTCGCCCGACCCGGGCGCACCATGCTGACGATGTTAGGGATCGTCATCGGAATCACTGCGCTGGTGGCGACGCTCGGTCTGACGCGAACCGCCAACAATCGCATCATCAGCCAGTTCGACGAGCTCGCGGCGACGGAGATCTTCGTTTCGGCGAAACCAGACCCGGCGGGGGTCGATCCCCGGGCCATTCCCTGGGATGCCTCGTCACGTCTTCTCCGTTTGAACGGGGTGGTTGCCGCAGGAACGCTCAGTGACGTGGACGTCGGCGACGAGCTGGTCAGCTCGTCGCCGGTGAGAGACCCGAGAAGCCAGACTGCATTCAACTTGCTGGTTCAGGCCGCTTCCCCGGGGTTGTTCGACGCCGTCCGGGCCGAGCTGGAGCGAGGACGCGTCCCCGACCTGGGTCACTCGAATCGCGCCGACCGCGTCGCCGTGCTCGGCCCCACCGCCGCGCTTCGGTTGGGAATCGTCGATCTCGACCAGCTTCCTGCTATCTCGATCGGTGACCACCTCTACCTGGTCATCGGGATCCTGCGCGACGTCGCGCGCCAACCCGATCTGCTGGGCTCGGTCATCATTCCCGAGGGAACCGCCCGGAAGGATTTCCGTCTCGAGGGCCCGGGCCTGGTGGTCGTCGAAACGCGAATTGGTGCCGCGTCGCTCATTGCCGAGCAGTCACCCTTGGCGATACGCCCCGACGACCCGACAGTCTTGCGAGTCGAATACCCTCCCGAGCCCACCCGCGTGCGCGATGCGGTGCAGAGCGACCTGAACGTGATGTTCCTGCTTCTCGGCGGCCTCTCGCTGGTCGTCGGCGCAATCGGCATCGCCAACATCACTCTGGTGTCGGTGATCGAGCGTACCGGAGAGATCGGGCTACGCCGGGCTATCGGGGCAACCCGGGGGCACATCGCTGCCCAGTTTCTCTTCGAGAGCGCCTCGATGGGTGTCATCGGGGGCGTTCTCGGCGCAAGCGTCGGGGTCCTGATCGTGGTGGCCGTCTCCGCCCATCAGGTCTGGACCCCGGTCCTCGATCCGGCAGCCCCCTTGGTGGCCCCGCTCATTGGCGGCGTCATCGGACTGGTATCCGGCACCTATCCCGCGATGCGCGCCGCACACCTCGAGCCCGTCGAAGCGTTTCGTAACTGACCGTTACTGCGAACCCGCCTGTTTGAGCGCCGCGATCACGCCCTTGGCGGCATCGGCCTGGGGGTGACTCGGCTCGAGCTCGAGGAACTTCTCGAAGTGCGCGATCGCCGTCTCGTTGTCGGTCTCGTTGACGGCTATGAGCCCCAGCTGGTAGTGAGCCAGGGCCCGTTTGGGATC includes these proteins:
- a CDS encoding ATP-binding cassette domain-containing protein; translated protein: VGRQFGSEPAVHALVDVDLRVESGEWLAITGPSGAGKSTLLNIIGCLDRPSRGSYRFDGIDTSELTDKQRAGLRSRRIGFVFQSFHLMPYRTVLENVGMSEVYRKGSHRGRRDRALEAIGRVGLSHRADFLPTKLSGGERQRVAIARALVGSPQLLLCDEPTGNLDSKSSADLLDLFAELNKQGLTLVIVTHDDHVARRASRRVHIIDGSLTELSNGTTGKPASSPSGAVNGSEVARSGITIRDLLDEAVAGMFARPGRTMLTMLGIVIGITALVATLGLTRTANNRIISQFDELAATEIFVSAKPDPAGVDPRAIPWDASSRLLRLNGVVAAGTLSDVDVGDELVSSSPVRDPRSQTAFNLLVQAASPGLFDAVRAELERGRVPDLGHSNRADRVAVLGPTAALRLGIVDLDQLPAISIGDHLYLVIGILRDVARQPDLLGSVIIPEGTARKDFRLEGPGLVVVETRIGAASLIAEQSPLAIRPDDPTVLRVEYPPEPTRVRDAVQSDLNVMFLLLGGLSLVVGAIGIANITLVSVIERTGEIGLRRAIGATRGHIAAQFLFESASMGVIGGVLGASVGVLIVVAVSAHQVWTPVLDPAAPLVAPLIGGVIGLVSGTYPAMRAAHLEPVEAFRN